ctctcccccccccctcttatcGCCCCCGGCTTTCCACCATGTAGTGCTAAATGATGGAGTACCCTCGTGCACCCCTAACGAAAATGGAGTATCATTTTCTGCGCCCACATCGGGAATATTCTGGAAATGCTTCTGAGTGCTATATTTATGTGCCTCAATGAGTACTAGTTTTCTTGAATACAGTAAATGTAACACGACAGTCTTTAGACAAAACTTATTTGCATTCCTGGAGAATTTCTTTAGGTTCAGCTGACTTCTCTTTTGTCGGTTTTTGCATGTTGCCATGATACACAAAAACAATTTGTTTCTGCCATAGGCCATTTATAAAGAACAAAGAAATAAGCATGCACTATCTGCTTCTAGTAGGATAAATCCTTGTTGAAGGGCTCCTTATCACTTTAggacattgcaaacaaaaaatGCTGGTGCATTGTTACCACTGTGAAGATATCTGTGTAAAATATTACACCTAGTATAACTACCACAAAAAGAACAGCGGAAATTTCAAATTAAAGTTAGCACTCACTTTATGGAGCCGTCAATTTCCTTGTCATCTGTCCTTCTAAAGTATGCAATTGCAGATTTACCCTGCTGTGCTGATCAGATGGCATCATATTGGTCACAAGGCACTTGTGTAAAATGCCCAAGTCAGCTTCCCTGCACATTTAAAATTCCTTCCTAAGCATTCTTTATACCGTTGGGCTTGACTTGGGCACTACACAGAGCGCTATTACCAGTGTGATGCCTTCTGATCTGACACGGTCGGTAAATATCTTAGGCCACCATAATTAAGGAGTGAATGAATAGGTTAGGAGTAACACTTCCTTCTTTTCTACTCAGTCTCATTCATTGCTTAGGATGTCATATGACCAGTTTTTTCTATGTTCGGCTTTTTTTTATTAAGCACTTGTATTTTCTAACGTGCACTCCTTGCCTTTTTTTCACTATCTTTTGAAACTGTCCTTCGTGTCATGCAGTTTCTTGCAGGTCTGGATCGCCTTAACCATCTTGGTTAACGTGGGTTAGGAATGTACTATGTAAGCTGTAGAGAGCTGTTGCCAATGTGTCCCTAACTTGCAGGATGCATTCATAAAGATAGCAAGAAACGAAGGTGTCACCTCTCTATGGAGTGGCTTGCCTCCAACCTTGTGAGTTATTAGTTGATGCAGGTCTTTTGTAACTATCTGATCAAGCTAATGCCTAGGCTCCTATTGTCTGAATAGAAAGTTTAGTTACtgatacatctttttttttttcatttcttgctaCAATTATGAGAATGTTAATGAGCATTTGTAATGTTGTAATAATCAATAAAAGTGTGCTCTTGTTAGAGCTTGCAAATTGTTATGTTTCATGCATACTGTATGGGATGTAGTTAGGCAGCACTTAGGAATATAAGTTCATACGGACTGGTTTTACTATATGTCAGCTTTAGTCATTGCAAGTACCATACTGCAAGATATTTAATTTTTAATTGTGCGCCAGTTCTCTGTAATAAATGCTAAATGTACTTTCAGTTCAGCAAGCTTTCTTATCTTGTAATCATAGGCAATGACAAATGTGTTCTTTATACTTTTTTTGATCACATTTATCTCTATTTACCTTGCAAACTCTTGAGAGAAGTTCCTTGATGTGTGCACCCTTACTTGTATACTTTCTGTGGTTAAAAATAATATATGCTGGGATAGGAAGTTTTGTACGGTTCTCTATGGCATATTCAACTTCTTGAACTCGCGGCGGAGTTGCAGAGCTATGTCCACATTTTACCCATTTTGGCGGAACTGAGCAGTTTGATGCCACCAGGAGTGTTTACGCTTGCTTTTATGTAGAAAAGCAGAAATGTTAATTTTACATTTTTTCGCTTTCTCCTCCATTAACAAGCGGCCATGTTTTCACGCCCAATTAAAAGCAAATTAAGTTTAGAGTTTAGCTACTGCTATATCTAGTGCACTGTATGCTTTGAGCATATTCAgcttgcatttgcttgtgtgTTGCATGAAAGCACTAAACCACAGCTATGCAAATGTGCTTAGTGCTGGCATTTGAAGTCTTGTACTCAGATGCTTTGACGCAGCCAACATTATCTGTTTTAATGATTGTATGATTGTGGCTTATAGTGTATAACACTCTTTTATACAGGGTGATGGCTGTGCCTGCCACTGTTATCTACTTCACAGTCTATGACCAGATCCGTGAGTTCTTCAGTAACCATCTCTCCGGACACAAGACTATTTGGGCCCCTGCCCTGTCAGGTGGCCTTGCTCGAGGTATGGCTCTTTAATGTTTGCTGTGATAGCTTTTGGCTCTTTGGCCAGCTAAATATTTTGTTTTGCTGTTGCTGCTACTTGTTATTGACAATGCCGAATAGTCGAAAATGGCCCACCTCAGGCACCAACCTTTGCATTGGACACCTGGGGCACCCAGGTTGGTcagcagttgcagatggaagtatTCGCAGGAAGCTCTTGGTCATCTCTCGCTGGATTTGGATCATTATCGGCCTCGACTCTGGGATAAAGTCACTTGATCGCAATTATTGCAACTTACCCATAAAAAAACCCATataataaaattttttttttcttaaattgtgCGTGCATAATTTCCCTCTCAACCGAAACCACGAACGCCAGTGCCCGTCGTGCCGAAACATTTGCCTAGGTCTGCATGCCATGCCAGTGACCATGCCCACCATCGTTCCATTTTCCTGTTGCCAAGCTCCTCAAAGGCAACAGGTGGAGAGTATTTTAGGCTGCCAAAATTTACTCGACAGTTCAGAGTGACAAAAGGAAGCAGCTTGGTCTGGTGGAAGGAAAAAACAAGCACTTTTTGCATGCTGTTGGAAGAGAGTGAGTTTCTGAAGTCCCAAGAAAGGAGCCTTTACAAAGATTGAGGCAGAATTGGCAGCCTATGCCTACATAAAGCGTCAGTGCTCTTTGCACCCTGTAGCGGACGTCAAGCTACTGCAGCCCAATTTTATGGAGCTGGCTATTCAGGAAGAGTGGTGATCATAATGATTTGTAAATACACACCACATAGATGACACTGGCTGCATTTCGCACAACATGCATATAACAATGCTGTATACACAATGACACATAGCTGCATCTATCGTCACTACCTGCCGTTTGTGCTTTCCTTTCATTCAATGGAAGCCAGCTACTTCGAGCACTTTTTCAGTACTTACGGTATGGAACACGTACGTACTTCCATGTCGTTTAATGCACTTTTTGTGCTGATTTGTTTAGAGCATCACAGCATTGCGATGCGTGCCTAAGGCCAATAGGCACTGCATTACCCATTTTATGAGCCGTCCTGGCTTCTAATTTGTGTGTGCTTTTAAATAGGGTAGAATATCAAATGCTTTGAACATAGGTGAACTTTTCTGGGTGGGCCTCTGTAACAATGCTTCATCTGAGGAAAGCGAATCAGCAGGCAGAGGGGCCTTAACAAGGAATGGCATTGAAGTGCACTAAATGTTAGTGATAcatattagacagctttagtttagcgtggttaccggaatagcgggcgtaccggaatagcgggatcgaaatgcgcatgcgcagaacgctaaacgacccataccgtttaccgtgcgcacgctatttctcagagttaacgttaccgtgttagcgtgtttacgtagtgtacgtaaaacatggcggcggtcccggccgcctgcttcgaactgaatttgaaGTTGCTGTTCTATAATTGAtttcgttggtaggaaatgactgctGCGTAAATGGCTTTCACTTATcttcaggcaggatcgacaatatgtttttatggataatttagcggagtttacgagatcgcttctcgtttctaacgcgcctaagcctaacgaaagaaattttctcctagggtgcctcgatgcccagcgccacCGTCCGGGGTGGAGACAacccccgctggcgccgccatattgtgtcacacgagctgagactcagctacgcttgcgttcataaagtgttactcgcggcgcgcttccaagtgctttgccttgatgaggatctttttatcggtgtcccatctgcatatctttataaccaatagccgttaactcgtcgaaggtcgaagacgtaaatgtatggcgccgggaacatgccccaagttgcctaattcaatcacatttaatatgccgtgtgtatgtttaaaatacgcactattttttttttttttgcgcttccatgattggtatataaggtttgcgaccccctgtgtgtggaagtttttttttttcgctgttgtattttgatttacacgtcacgcctcctttaccgtagccagccactcgtgCACGGCGgctagtttcccttgcgttgcgcgtgctcttcgcgttcgttgcaattatttgacgatatctacgcgcaatttttgctttttttgcccacaaaactgtgtgctgacaggattaagctggtgtaaaaataactgcgatgtgaaaataaggtttagttagtgctgtataAGTGTGTAAGTGCGGAGTGTTAGTGCGTTTagatgtaacgtaacttgtctgtgtcaatcttgcgtagtacacacaagaaatcaaacgatgcacaaaatacatttacttataatgtctagtacaatcaatcatgaaagagatatgtacatgaaaaattatatgtactgtgtggcgcctgaaggttatgttgaaagaggagataaaaaaattaattcgcaaggtaggctcgacacacaattcgggatagagagagttttttttatttattcattacatggggggggggaggttaaagtgagtacatcaaccttattacacacaatataaatcgaaaacaagaatgcaaacaagaaaacgcaaccgcgggtaatattaatgaAGATATCCAgacagatatccagccagaatacatacatcagctaccatcgaatacgtcgcatcagccaaacacatcgatggcgagtacagaacatttcatagataaccattagaacactgataactacattgaaaaaataaacaacactgcatacatatcacgtacaaaaaccgcaaatgaaactaagacagtcaaatacagattagcaatgtttttcacttcgaaaatatagtccatgatgatgtagggctgttgactttaacagacggcgcccatcctgtcgatttccctcgttctggtcctcttcaaagtgtttctaagtacaggtaaaacaacaaaagtgattattgatatgaaaagttgccttgtaaatacagagaacccattacagtgcttaaaaataaattttagcagaagcaatgctgtattacctcgcttcacacgtttcgaagaaatgcacaggctacaacagacaccatgccagaaagcgccgaaacattttggtcccatgatgccccttaactctactacacctgggcataccgtgcacaggcttttaaagaccgtcacagtaccctttacgatcgggaatgagcacgaatgaccatcggcttacgatcaccacgctacaaatatgtacaagtctaaaaaatcagctatgtaacgtaacaccctgaggtccgcaagatatctcctgagaaatcagagaaaatcacaatgtttcgcttaccacgtacaagacagccgctctccccagacgaagcactgcgttctttagtcccaaataaccagtaccgaaaaaagaaaaaaaaaagaatcacgagacacacacgatgtgtgcttcccgtgaaaaaggaaaataggtggcttacgtgacgattcgtagctaatgtaagactatttcgcggctaagcattttCGTCAATCCTTAAAATAatggtacagactgcgcccatcaaaacgaaaaaagcctatgcgacgcgcgctcgcaaaccatacgctactcagacagcatcggtgcagtgcttacttagttcgtgagcgaacgtaggtacgtgagcgaggatcagagaatactttcttatttaaatgaaaaacacggtgcagtagtctaaacattcttgacacttacctcgcaaatgcaggagttatccgttgccttccagtgatcgcgctttacttgggcttcccatcttttccgtcgctctgggtcccgggggaagcgaaaacaacgcagtcctttacgcgtcgggATCgacgcacttgggaacacaacagcccgtcatgtcgacacgatgcacttgatagcttgtcagtcatgcggctgaacactgtctagcaagtagaagcgtctgcgaagcatccgcgcgcactgtgcctcgaactcagcaccggcaccaagcaatcgcaacggctcgctgtgacacaatatggcgtcgcagcgagaaagcggcggcgcaggggcggtcaaaggttggcaccaccctgaacggcggcgctggcatcgaggcaccctattttcTCCGAGATatgagcgccacctgtcgataaagtcgggagataggcgcgacgacggcatatggcctctgagatgtgAGGATTTCgtaggctatggtagacagcttgtactgcttgtctgtttaaCTGCAGATCGatggacatgtgaagtaaaaatacaacgcgctcctggcttctattgcgctgcttatcgcactttccggacgcacacacacatagacttaggtgccctatgtatgcgaaattcaaagcgtaatggaatagcgtcccgcacgtaaactacgctatcacgctatactaaaactctctttctgcaaagttcgtttgcggaacggtaacatTATTTCCCGTaacccgctattacgctaacgctaaactaaaactgtctattatttaCAGAGAAGTccttccctttttcttttttttgctgttttgccATTCTAAAATTATCCCTCATATTATATTCGGGTCATTGCAGGATGTCCTTCACAAGATGGAAGTAGTCTGAGAACATGTCAGGTTTCTGCTGCGCATGCTTGTTCTCTTGCCGATAGCAACAGTGATTATCAGCAGATGGCATAGCCGCATGTTTAAATAGATCTGAGCGCAGAATAGCAGCTGGCAAAAATTTCTTTGCCGGTCCCTCTGTGCAGCTCTTATGTGCATAGTGCTGTGCTTTAGCAACCGAACGTAGGTACTACCTCTGCAGTTTTACCCATTGTTCTGGCTTGCAAAAGGTTACTTTTATAGGTATGAAGGCAGCGGGGCACATTTTGTGATAAACCAAATTTATTGACTGTGAAACCGggtgaaaattttttttctgtatacaACAGACTTTTGGATGTAATGGACTAAATTTGATGATTTGATTGGTAGGTGGTATTAATACTGAAAACAATTTTGCACTTAATGGATTTTCTAAATAATCGATTACACACTACAACAGACAAAATTTATTGGGTGGGACATATTGCACTTAGTGCTCACCTATAGGGGTCATAAGAGACTTTAAGGATAACAAAGAAGGTTGAGAAGAAACTAAGGATTGCGCAATCAGCGATGAGGTGAAAAATTGTAGGCATTATGTTAAAGAAGTACTGACACAAATATCTTGGATCTTCTCTTTTCTGTTGCAATGTGAATCATGGCACGAAACAATAACAAAGAAGGTTGAGAAGAAACTAAGGATTGCGCAATCAGCGATGAGGTGAAAAATTGTAGGCATTatgttaaaggagtactgacacaaataTTTTGGATCTTCTCTTTTCTGTTGCAATGTGAATCATGGCAGGAAACCTTGTCTGCTTCAGCGCGCGATAGTTATTTTGAGCCTTGTTTATAGCCACCTGTCCAAGGTTTGATTTCAGAGAGCAATGAGAAGGGCTTCGCTTCATGGGCTGTTTTGTAAGCACAGCTGTTCCTGTGATCACACAAAACTGTGCCGTGCATGCCGACTTGGGAGACTCATTGCTAGTTGTTTTTCTCCATCTGCGTATGCACGTGCCACACGAGGTCCTTGCCGTTGTCCACATTTCGTTGTCCAGCGGCAACAATTTCCTGCAGAGAAGAGTCGCAGAGGTGTCCAATCACTTTCAGGTGTAAGCATATCTAAACCAACCACCTTTCCCATCCATCTGTATTTTCCACTTATTCAGTCATTCGCCTTGTACAGAAATTAAAGAAAACCAGAAATGTGTGCTTGCCACCTGGTGACTTCTCCAGAACAGCGATTTTGTCTGCTGGGTGGATCCAGCTCAAGCGGGGTGGCTGCTATCATAAGGGTTGGATTCACAGCAGCAGTACACATGTGCTGTTTTTCCTAGGTGTTCTTGCTGGAAGCCGGTTGAATCGGGGACTGGAGTGGTGGAACATGCCTATTCACAGGACTCAAATAACAAGAATACCCTGGAGTACCCCGGACGAGCATTTGTCATGTGTACTTGGTGTTCTTTGTACAAGATTTTTGTACATTATAGCACTGTTAATTTGTATCACAAGTGCGAGGTGGTTTTAACagctgtgttttcttttctcaTTACAGTTTTTTCTGCCACTGTGATTAGTCCTCTGGAGATGATTCGTACAAAAATGCAATCTAAGAGGCTGAGCTATATGGGTTTGTACATTGTTTTTCTGTTCCCTTATTTAATTGGAGGACAAGCATTAAGTGGGTAGGGATCTCAAGGGACCTTAGTTTAACAAAGCTGGAAATCATTTCGTTAAACAGAGGCTCCTATGACTCAGTAGTGCAAATAATGTTCTCATATCAGCCTTGTTGTCTTGCATGCTGTGAGTGCATGTTCCTGAGTAGCAGTTCCTGAGGAGTTTCAAAGTAAAAATTCAGGTGAATGACTTAGAACAAAATGTCTTAGCAGAAGTGCTGTCATGTCACAATGCAGAATGCACATTTTGGTCTGTCATGGTTCACATGTGCTGACTGCCAATCACATTCTGAAACCGTGCTTTAAAAAATTGAGAAAGCACAGAACCCAGGGCAGGATATGGGTTGGTAAAATCAATGCCTGGTTATGGTGACCGCATTGCAGCGGTAACAGAATGCAAAAGCACTGGTGTACCTTAGATTATTCTGGTGGTTAAAGAACCGCTAGTGATAAAACAACCCAGAGCCAACTGCAGCAGCATTGCTCATGATCCCTTGAGCAACTTTAGAATGTAAGTTTTTGTCAATTCGCATTTAAAGGCAGCTTTCCAAGAAGGTCAAGATAGCAGAAATTAAGGGGGCTGGCTCCATGTAACAGTCGCAAGTTCACCGCTTTTGCATGTTGAAACCATTTGTGCATTGTTAAGTGGCTGAATTTTTTATGTGCTTTGCCATCATACTTAAGCATTTTTGGAAGATACAATTTTAAAGGCTGAAGATGCCAATGCACTGTTTTCAAGAAATAATTCCACACTTTCTTGGCGTTAAAGATTATTGCTAGCACAGGAAAGGAGGTTTGTCTTAAAACAAGCTGCAAGATATATTGGAGAAAAATGTTTGTGCCTATAAACCAAAAATTAATATTACTAATAGTATGCAACATCAAGACAGCAGCCCCATATGACGCAGGGCTTGGGCAGGAGCAGATAAAAGCAGGGTTTATAGAAAGCAgcgttgcaatttttttttttttttgtaaaggttGCACTAAAGAAATGTTCTAGGTTTGGGCAAATGCTTTTTGTGAATCAATCTATTAGTTTTATGATTAAAAAATCTGCTTCCAATGGTTTTGATGAGCGATGTGGTCAAATAAAGGCTACAGGCACTTCTAATTAGTGCAAGTGGGCAAGACAATGCAGGATACAATAAAGATATATATCTAAGACATTATGATGTGGCATGTGTTTACATTCACAAACTAAAAAGATCCTACGAACAGGGATGAACTCTGAAAATTACCAGTGCCATGTTGAATTGCAAAGATATTGGACAAAGGAGGGTTCAGAATCCATTAGAGTTTGCTCAATAGCTTTACAACTGTGGCCAAAAAAGCTTTTATTTGAATTCAGCTATCTGCTAAGCATGCATCTTTGCCACTGAACATGCTTTAAGTCCACCAGACCTAGTGGAAAATTTTGTAAGGTTTTAACTGCTCAGTAGTGAGCAAGGGCTCTGTAACACAGTACAGTGCAGGTTTCAGGGTGGTTCAAGGCACTCTCTCATTGATTTTTTGAGCAAATTAAGTATTTGTTGGGGATGGCAGTTTGTCACTTTCTTATTTGTATTTCACTGTTTTCTGCAGAAATAGGACAAGCCGTGAAGAACCTCGTCAAGACCAGAGGTTTATTATCACTCTACGTAGGCCTTGGACCGACACTTCTGAGGGATGTTCCTTTCTCTTGTAAGTGCTAGATAAGGAATGTGCATGACAAATGATTCTCTCTTCTATCGTCCTTTCACATGCAAGGCATTGTTCATGCTGACTACTTAGCCAGAGCCACGCATGGCTATTAGATGTAGTCAGTTTACATCATTTTCAAAGAAAGATGCTGCAACTTTGGTCTCTACTGTTGCATGGTGTTCACGATGTTCTGGGAGGTGCGATGCGATTCTTCCATATTGACCCCCTTTATAAAATTTATCCTCCTTATGAGTTTAACATGCCACAAGGCTTCACTAGGCAAGGCCCAAGCATATCTTAACCACATCAGGCTCAACGAGGCTCACACAAACTACTTCAAATGAAAACCAGTTCTTAAACCCACCGATGTGTTTAGTGTGTAATGTTCCTGTGGGCTCGCAGGATGTTATGTAACTACAGTTGTTACTCATCTCCCATCAGACAGACAATCTGTGAATGCTATGCTGCTATTGTAGTGCAACTCAAGCTTGAATTTGCGAGACATTTTTGACCTGGGGAGAAACACTTCTTTGCAATTGCACGCAATGATAGAACATTTAATATTTTTGAAAACTGCAGAACGTCATGAGGACTTTACAAATAGTTTGAATGTGTGCGCATATCTGCGGTTGTGGGTCGTTTGTGTCTGTGTAATCACTGTTTTTCATCTCACACCTGTTGTAGGATGCCAGGTTATGCGCTCTCTCTTTTTGTGTAACTAGTATGTATACGCTGCACCTTAGCTGTGGGCGCCAGAAACTATAGATGTGTGAATACTTGAATATCACTGAATTAATTTCGAATAGTGAACACTCGCATAATTCGATTTGCAAATTGAATATCTACTACAGCCGGTCCCGTTTATAACGAACTCGATAGTTCCGCAAAAAGTGCTTgttatatcagtagttcgttatatatGGACTCTCACTTAGAAATGCTCAAAAATTAACTGCACTGAAGCTGGCATCAGCAGTTATAATTCAGCAGTACTTTGGTCCGCAAACCAGATTTTTAGTGGGATTTCTGTTCCCGGTGCATTAGGTTAGCTGCAAACTTCCGTTAAAAACGTCCATCTGAAGAACGATATGCGGCGTCGTATAGCTTTTTCAAAACGGGGCCTAGTTCCAATCACCTGTCATTTTGAAATTGCAAGTGCAGCCACCATTTTTAACTCGAGAGCCTGCAATACATTTTACTACCAGCGGGACATGactgtacagtgcagtccacatataacgataccacatataacaatATATCGCTTCTAACGATGAGTCgagctaagagtatcaacttatgcattagggctatgagaaaaaaaaccatatataacgatatgttattcaccacataccggatataacgattgaaattttgcttctgggcggcgcttttcatgcagaataatagTGAAAATGGCAttcctacgttgcccttaaccgagacggggcgaaaagtttgcctacgcgagttcgtatctgccgccttACCGCGCAGTgcatcccgcccgcgcgccgattgcgaaagccacggatagcatcgcaagttggtgcagcgtgcacaagatggcgccagctgcttttCCCCCGCGTCACTGGCGGTC
This Dermacentor silvarum isolate Dsil-2018 chromosome 6, BIME_Dsil_1.4, whole genome shotgun sequence DNA region includes the following protein-coding sequences:
- the LOC119455658 gene encoding probable mitochondrial glutathione transporter SLC25A40 isoform X2, translated to MAPHENITASQRMICSCTGALTTSFFVTPLDVVKIRLQAQRKQLVRNKCFLYCNGLMEHMCYCLNGNGNGQNGHHTMGPPSQWYKRPGHFNGTLDAFIKIARNEGVTSLWSGLPPTLVMAVPATVIYFTVYDQIREFFSNHLSGHKTIWAPALSGGLARVFSATVISPLEMIRTKMQSKRLSYMEIGQAVKNLVKTRGLLSLYVGLGPTLLRDVPFSCKC